In Ignavibacteria bacterium, a single window of DNA contains:
- a CDS encoding NYN domain-containing protein, producing MDFKNDLRLAVLIDADNVPYANVKAMLEEIAKYGVPTFKRIYADWTKPTVSGWKTVLLENAITPVQQYSYTQGKNATDSAMIIDAMDILYSGKVDGFCIVSSDSDFTKLATRLREAGMKVFGFGEKKTPRPFISSCDKFIYLEILSKEELETEDEKVDLKEKEKRVFKRKTKSQYSKPMLKADRELVKMITDSIEDIADENGWAFLGDLGNLLIKKQPNFDPRNYGYIKLVPLIRSFGRFEIDEREIGKGKVKHVYVRTK from the coding sequence ATGGATTTCAAAAATGATTTACGACTTGCTGTATTAATAGATGCTGATAATGTACCTTACGCTAATGTAAAAGCAATGCTTGAAGAGATTGCTAAATATGGTGTACCTACATTTAAAAGAATCTATGCAGACTGGACAAAACCGACTGTTTCCGGATGGAAGACAGTTCTGCTTGAGAATGCAATAACACCTGTACAGCAATACAGTTATACACAAGGAAAGAATGCGACTGACTCAGCGATGATAATAGATGCGATGGATATTCTTTATTCCGGAAAAGTTGACGGTTTTTGCATAGTATCGAGTGACAGTGATTTTACAAAATTGGCAACAAGACTCCGCGAAGCAGGTATGAAAGTATTTGGTTTCGGAGAAAAGAAGACCCCGCGACCTTTTATATCATCATGCGATAAATTTATTTATCTTGAAATACTGAGTAAAGAAGAGCTCGAAACAGAGGACGAGAAAGTTGACTTGAAGGAGAAAGAAAAAAGAGTTTTTAAAAGAAAAACAAAGTCTCAATATTCGAAGCCGATGCTAAAAGCTGACAGAGAACTTGTAAAGATGATTACAGACAGCATCGAAGACATAGCCGATGAGAACGGCTGGGCATTTTTAGGAGACCTAGGGAACCTTTTGATAAAGAAGCAGCCAAACTTCGATCCGAGGAATTATGGTTACATAAAACTTGTTCCACTTATACGTAGTTTTGGTAGGTTTGAGATTGATGAGAGAGAAATTGGCAAGGGAAAAGTTAAGCATGTTTACGTCAGGACAAAATAA
- the galE gene encoding UDP-glucose 4-epimerase GalE, with amino-acid sequence MILVTGGAGYIGSHTVKMLIDKGKEILILDNLSRGFKKAIHPKAEFENVDLLDYDKLEKVIQKYEIKEVVHFAAFAYVGESVENPELYYNNNVVGSFNLIKSVSRKGIKKFVFSSTCSTYGNPIQIPISETETTKPINPYAKTKLMIENILEDFHTAYGLNYVALRYFNAAGCSEDGDIGESHNPETHLIPLVLQSMSDANKQLKVFGDDYDTPDGTCIRDYIHVNDLADAHIRALGYLNDNLKPNVINLGTGDGYSVKDIINTSERVTGKKANYIMNPRRAGDPAILVADNKKAKEVLGWTPKYKLDKIIDTAWKWHLNKKY; translated from the coding sequence ATGATTTTAGTTACAGGCGGTGCGGGATATATAGGTTCTCACACGGTTAAAATGCTTATTGATAAAGGTAAAGAAATTCTGATTCTTGACAACCTATCAAGAGGATTTAAGAAAGCAATTCATCCAAAAGCAGAGTTTGAAAATGTGGATTTGCTTGATTACGATAAACTTGAAAAAGTAATACAGAAATATGAAATAAAAGAAGTGGTTCATTTTGCTGCGTTTGCATACGTTGGCGAGTCGGTAGAAAATCCCGAGCTGTACTACAATAATAATGTTGTAGGCAGTTTTAATCTGATAAAATCGGTTTCAAGAAAAGGAATAAAAAAGTTTGTTTTTTCTTCTACGTGTTCAACTTACGGAAACCCAATACAGATACCAATATCTGAAACCGAAACTACGAAGCCGATTAATCCTTATGCAAAGACTAAATTGATGATTGAGAATATTCTTGAGGATTTTCACACTGCATACGGGTTAAATTATGTGGCTTTACGTTATTTTAATGCTGCAGGATGTTCAGAAGATGGAGATATAGGCGAAAGTCACAATCCCGAAACACACCTGATTCCGCTTGTTTTACAGAGTATGTCCGATGCGAATAAGCAGCTTAAAGTTTTTGGTGACGATTATGATACTCCGGATGGAACGTGCATTAGAGATTACATTCACGTCAATGACCTTGCTGACGCACACATTCGGGCATTAGGTTATCTTAATGACAATCTTAAACCGAATGTTATTAATCTTGGAACGGGAGATGGTTACAGCGTTAAAGATATAATAAATACATCAGAAAGAGTTACAGGAAAAAAGGCAAACTACATAATGAATCCGAGAAGAGCGGGTGACCCTGCAATACTTGTTGCTGACAACAAGAAAGCAAAAGAAGTACTCGGATGGACACCAAAATATAAACTTGATAAAATAATAGATACTGCCTGGAAATGGCATTTGAACAAAAAGTACTGA
- a CDS encoding tetratricopeptide repeat protein gives MKKLILFFITAVTLISLKTIAQEEPKELFEKSWILEDSTEKRILREKIIKLYPESEYAFFCKGWLKTDKEEYADAVDFFSKAININNEFWQAYYHRGNTYGVLKDYQNAISDISKALELNPEYGEGYFVRGAAYFLGVGNKEQGCEDWQKALSLGNEKAGAYITKFCK, from the coding sequence ATGAAAAAACTGATTTTATTCTTTATCACGGCTGTTACATTAATATCATTAAAAACAATTGCTCAGGAAGAACCTAAAGAGTTGTTTGAAAAATCATGGATTTTGGAAGATTCAACCGAAAAAAGAATTCTTAGAGAAAAAATAATTAAATTGTATCCTGAATCAGAATATGCCTTCTTTTGTAAAGGATGGCTCAAGACTGATAAGGAAGAGTATGCAGACGCTGTGGATTTTTTTAGTAAAGCAATAAACATAAATAATGAATTCTGGCAGGCTTATTATCACCGCGGAAATACTTACGGTGTTTTAAAGGATTATCAAAATGCAATAAGTGATATTTCTAAAGCTCTTGAGCTTAATCCCGAATACGGAGAAGGTTATTTTGTTAGAGGTGCTGCGTACTTTTTAGGTGTTGGAAACAAAGAACAAGGATGTGAAGACTGGCAAAAGGCTTTATCTCTCGGAAATGAAAAAGCTGGAGCATACATCACAAAATTTTGTAAATAA
- a CDS encoding DUF3089 domain-containing protein: MKTVIKFLFPAIFTLIFFPGCQNPVDKSITFSSVDYSKAQHWLSIPATIYPVDVFYLYPTAWTSTSSLPEVCAIDDTSMLRMASFAYLRQATAFEGIANIYAPFYRQANLTPDALSIVSGTPTTDATMAFDYYIKHFNNGRPYILAGHSQGSTILSNLLAGYLKDNPEVYSRMVAAYVIGYPITKDYLNNNQHLKFATGPDDTGVIISYNTEKPNLTIANPFLWGLTGIVINPITWTRDQTLATMEQGLGSFMPDSNEVFSAVPQCADARVDTLKGVIIANTTYANLLEPTFHGIYHGFDYSFYYFNIRQNAINRINHYLNK, encoded by the coding sequence ATGAAAACCGTAATCAAGTTTCTATTTCCGGCAATTTTTACTTTGATCTTTTTTCCAGGTTGCCAGAATCCCGTGGATAAATCTATAACATTTTCATCTGTAGATTATTCCAAGGCACAACACTGGTTATCAATACCAGCAACTATTTATCCGGTTGATGTTTTTTATCTTTATCCGACAGCATGGACAAGTACGAGTTCTCTTCCTGAAGTATGTGCAATAGATGACACTTCGATGTTAAGAATGGCTTCATTTGCATATTTAAGACAAGCAACAGCATTTGAAGGTATTGCGAACATTTATGCCCCATTTTACAGGCAGGCAAATTTAACACCGGACGCTCTTTCCATTGTTTCTGGAACACCAACCACAGATGCAACGATGGCATTTGATTACTACATAAAGCATTTTAACAACGGACGGCCGTACATTTTAGCCGGACATTCACAGGGCTCAACAATTCTGAGCAATCTGCTCGCAGGCTATCTAAAAGATAATCCTGAGGTATATTCCCGGATGGTTGCCGCTTATGTCATAGGTTATCCTATTACTAAGGACTACCTTAACAATAACCAGCATCTTAAATTTGCAACCGGACCGGATGACACAGGAGTAATAATTTCATATAATACTGAAAAACCTAATTTAACAATAGCAAATCCATTTTTGTGGGGCTTGACAGGTATTGTTATAAATCCGATAACCTGGACAAGGGATCAAACATTGGCTACAATGGAACAAGGTTTAGGTTCATTTATGCCGGATTCGAATGAGGTATTTTCAGCCGTGCCACAATGCGCTGATGCCAGAGTGGATACATTAAAAGGTGTAATAATCGCGAATACTACTTATGCAAATTTATTAGAGCCCACGTTTCACGGCATTTATCACGGTTTTGACTATTCTTTTTATTACTTTAATATCAGGCAAAATGCCATTAATAGAATTAATCATTACTTAAACAAGTAA
- a CDS encoding NAD-dependent epimerase/dehydratase family protein, with amino-acid sequence MILVSGGAGYIGSHTDKMLINEGHKVLVIDNLSRGFMETVHPDASFEKADLIDNSRDRHD; translated from the coding sequence GTGATTTTAGTTTCAGGCGGAGCAGGTTATATTGGTTCACATACAGATAAAATGCTTATAAATGAAGGACATAAAGTCCTGGTGATTGATAATCTTTCGAGAGGTTTTATGGAAACTGTTCACCCGGATGCTTCATTTGAAAAAGCTGATTTAATTGACAACTCAAGAGATCGTCACGACTAA
- a CDS encoding DUF362 domain-containing protein: MKQKIFLLVLILIASIGISAFYIFSNKIKNQRNLVVESNPKNIKKSDKPVVYMTKELTSDGLIAVHKDPGLILSGKIAVKIGTGEPDGNNYISSDLIKELVQSVNGTLVECNTAYKGKRSNSKQHKKVAEDHGFTAIAPVDIMDEEGFVSLPFEKGENIKENYVGSHFKNYESYIILSHFKGHRMGGFGGAIKNMSVGIASANGKMWINTAGLTDNTSDFSKAFETPQDKFLESMAEAAGAVMLYLGDKILYISVMNKLSVDCDCMSNPAAPTMKDIGILASIDPVALDQACVDLIYKVHDGHDLIKRMEEKNGIHTLEHAEKLGLGSRTYELVIIE, encoded by the coding sequence ATGAAACAAAAAATATTTCTTCTCGTCCTCATTTTAATCGCCTCTATAGGAATAAGCGCGTTTTATATATTCAGCAATAAAATAAAGAATCAACGTAATCTTGTCGTTGAAAGTAATCCAAAAAATATAAAGAAATCAGATAAACCTGTTGTATATATGACAAAGGAATTAACATCTGATGGTTTGATTGCTGTTCATAAAGATCCGGGTCTCATTCTTTCTGGAAAAATTGCCGTTAAAATCGGTACAGGCGAACCTGATGGTAATAACTATATCTCATCCGATTTAATAAAAGAACTTGTACAAAGTGTCAACGGAACTTTAGTTGAATGTAATACCGCATATAAAGGTAAACGCTCAAATTCAAAGCAGCATAAAAAAGTCGCTGAAGATCACGGCTTCACTGCTATTGCTCCTGTAGATATAATGGATGAAGAAGGCTTTGTTTCTCTCCCTTTTGAAAAAGGTGAAAACATAAAGGAAAATTATGTTGGCTCGCATTTTAAAAATTATGAATCTTATATTATTCTATCTCATTTTAAAGGACATCGAATGGGGGGATTTGGCGGTGCAATTAAAAATATGTCCGTAGGTATCGCTTCAGCAAATGGAAAAATGTGGATTAACACAGCCGGTTTAACCGATAACACAAGCGATTTTTCAAAGGCATTCGAAACTCCGCAGGATAAATTTCTGGAATCAATGGCTGAAGCTGCGGGTGCTGTTATGTTATATCTTGGTGATAAAATATTATACATCAGTGTAATGAACAAACTATCCGTCGATTGTGATTGCATGTCAAATCCGGCAGCTCCAACTATGAAGGATATTGGAATCCTGGCATCAATCGACCCTGTAGCTCTCGACCAGGCATGTGTCGATTTAATTTACAAGGTACATGATGGTCATGACTTAATAAAACGTATGGAAGAAAAAAACGGGATTCATACACTTGAACACGCCGAAAAGCTTGGCTTGGGCAGCAGAACTTACGAACTTGTGATTATAGAGTAG
- a CDS encoding SRPBCC family protein, translated as MENNIVKLHRVFAAPVEKVFKAFKDADAMASWLPPYGFVCKIHSMDFKIGGTYKMSFTNFTTGNGHSFGGEYLEIIPNELLKYTDQFDDPNMLGQIITTIKFKKVLCGTELLVTQEGIPDAIPIEMCYLGWQESLDKLKRLVEPNIPDA; from the coding sequence ATGGAAAATAACATTGTAAAACTGCATCGGGTTTTTGCGGCACCGGTAGAAAAAGTATTTAAAGCATTCAAAGATGCCGACGCAATGGCTTCTTGGTTGCCGCCTTATGGATTTGTTTGTAAAATACATAGTATGGATTTTAAGATTGGGGGCACATACAAAATGAGCTTTACCAATTTTACCACAGGTAACGGGCACTCGTTTGGCGGCGAATATTTAGAAATTATCCCTAATGAGCTTTTAAAATATACCGACCAATTTGATGATCCCAATATGCTGGGACAAATTATTACAACAATTAAATTTAAAAAGGTTTTATGTGGTACAGAACTTTTAGTAACTCAGGAGGGAATACCAGATGCTATACCAATTGAAATGTGTTATTTAGGTTGGCAGGAATCGCTAGACAAATTAAAACGTTTAGTAGAACCTAATATACCTGACGCATAA
- a CDS encoding VOC family protein: MAKQIFINLAVKDLQKSMDFYTALGFTNNPQFSDDTGKCMVWSENIFVMIMTHEKFKSFAAKPIADTKLTVAGLFSLSLESLDEVNQMMTNGLKAGGVELQEMKDYGYMQQRTIEDFDGHTWEIFFMDITKFPKQS; encoded by the coding sequence ATGGCAAAACAAATATTTATAAATTTAGCAGTTAAAGACCTTCAAAAATCTATGGACTTCTACACTGCTTTAGGGTTTACAAATAATCCGCAATTTTCAGACGACACAGGAAAGTGTATGGTTTGGAGTGAAAACATTTTTGTGATGATAATGACACACGAAAAGTTTAAATCATTTGCAGCCAAACCCATTGCAGATACAAAATTAACCGTAGCAGGACTTTTTTCATTATCGTTAGAAAGTTTGGACGAAGTAAATCAAATGATGACTAATGGACTAAAAGCAGGTGGAGTCGAGCTTCAAGAAATGAAGGATTATGGTTATATGCAGCAACGGACCATTGAAGATTTTGACGGACACACCTGGGAAATTTTCTTTATGGACATTACTAAGTTTCCAAAACAATCATAA
- a CDS encoding DUF362 domain-containing protein: MESMSEAAGSVMLYLGEKILFIYVMNNLSVDCDCFSNPAAITMKDIGILASLESVALDQACVDLIYKVHERHDLLIRMEERNGILAL, encoded by the coding sequence CTGGAATCAATGTCTGAGGCAGCTGGTTCGGTCATGTTATACCTCGGTGAAAAAATTTTGTTTATTTATGTAATGAATAATCTTTCTGTAGATTGTGATTGTTTCTCAAATCCTGCTGCAATAACAATGAAGGATATTGGTATCCTTGCATCTCTCGAATCCGTTGCACTCGATCAGGCATGCGTTGATTTAATCTATAAAGTTCATGAACGACACGACTTACTAATACGTATGGAAGAGCGAAATGGAATTCTTGCTCTGTAA
- the purB gene encoding adenylosuccinate lyase: MIPRYSRKEAAKIWSDENKFNIWLDVEILACEAQCKLGNLPAKSLAVIKKKAKFDTKRVLKIEETVKHDVIAFLTNVAEYVGIDSRFIHMGMTSSDVLDTALSVQLKQAGEIILKDLLKLNSVLKKKALKYKKLTMIGRTHGIHAEPITLGLKFALWYDENNRNIKRMKDAIEIVSVGQISGAVGTYEHISPKVEEYVCRKLGLKSTKISTQILQRDRHAQFLSTLAIIASCLDKYATEIRHLQKTEVLELEESFTKGQKGSSAMPHKKNPIVSEQLSGLARVIRSNSLAALENIPLWHERDISHSSVERIIMPDSTILLDYMLNKFILLIENVTVYEKNLKRNLELTKGLIFSQTLLLKLIEKKMKREDAYKIVQSIAMKCWESKIDFRKLVEDSKEAMKFLTSKDLQEVFDYNKSQKSIEFIFNRVFN, translated from the coding sequence ATGATACCAAGATACTCAAGAAAAGAAGCAGCAAAAATCTGGTCGGATGAAAATAAATTTAATATTTGGCTTGATGTCGAAATTCTCGCATGCGAAGCTCAGTGTAAACTTGGCAACTTACCCGCTAAATCACTCGCTGTTATTAAAAAGAAAGCAAAGTTTGATACAAAACGCGTGTTGAAAATTGAAGAAACTGTCAAGCATGATGTTATTGCTTTCCTAACGAATGTTGCAGAGTATGTTGGTATTGATTCACGTTTCATTCATATGGGTATGACAAGCTCTGACGTCCTCGATACTGCTCTATCTGTTCAGTTGAAACAGGCAGGGGAGATTATTCTTAAGGATTTGTTGAAGCTGAATTCCGTTCTGAAAAAGAAAGCACTGAAATACAAAAAGTTGACTATGATTGGCAGAACGCATGGAATTCATGCTGAACCGATTACTCTCGGTTTGAAGTTTGCTTTATGGTACGACGAAAATAACAGAAACATTAAAAGGATGAAAGATGCAATTGAAATTGTATCCGTCGGACAAATATCAGGCGCAGTTGGAACGTATGAACATATATCACCAAAAGTTGAAGAATATGTCTGCCGCAAGCTTGGTTTAAAATCAACAAAGATTTCTACTCAGATACTGCAAAGAGACAGGCACGCTCAGTTTCTGTCCACTTTGGCTATTATTGCTTCTTGTTTAGATAAATACGCAACTGAAATACGTCATCTGCAAAAGACTGAGGTTCTCGAACTTGAAGAGAGTTTCACAAAAGGACAAAAAGGTTCTTCTGCAATGCCGCATAAAAAGAATCCCATCGTTTCGGAGCAGCTATCTGGGCTCGCAAGGGTAATTAGAAGCAATTCCCTCGCAGCATTGGAAAATATTCCTCTCTGGCACGAGCGCGATATTTCTCATTCATCCGTAGAAAGAATTATAATGCCCGATTCAACAATCCTTCTCGATTATATGCTCAATAAGTTTATCTTGCTTATAGAAAATGTTACTGTTTATGAAAAGAATTTAAAAAGGAATCTTGAACTCACAAAAGGACTTATATTCTCTCAGACGTTACTGCTTAAACTTATAGAAAAGAAAATGAAAAGGGAAGATGCCTATAAAATAGTTCAGTCAATCGCAATGAAATGCTGGGAATCAAAAATTGATTTCAGAAAACTTGTTGAAGATAGCAAAGAAGCAATGAAGTTCTTAACCTCTAAAGATCTTCAGGAAGTGTTCGATTATAACAAATCTCAAAAGAGTATAGAATTTATTTTCAATAGGGTATTCAATTAA
- the lexA gene encoding transcriptional repressor LexA, whose product MEKKLTKKQQKILDFILKFTEDNSYPPTLKEIADKFKITVGTIQDHVFALQRKQYLMKKPDTARGFRVVKTSSGEKVTPKTEMNYIPLYGNVAAGEPIFASDNVQGYVAVEKSAKGHNIHFALKVKGDSMIDAGIYDGDIVIVRKQDTAENGEIVIALLDDEATVKTLRNNKIKAYLEAANPKYKAIMNRPFSIIGKVIELRRQYQQV is encoded by the coding sequence ATGGAAAAGAAGCTTACTAAAAAACAGCAGAAGATTTTAGATTTCATTCTAAAATTTACGGAGGATAATTCATATCCACCAACACTTAAGGAAATTGCCGATAAGTTCAAGATTACGGTCGGGACGATTCAAGACCACGTCTTCGCGCTTCAAAGGAAACAATATTTAATGAAAAAGCCAGATACTGCCCGCGGATTCAGAGTAGTAAAGACATCTTCGGGTGAGAAAGTAACACCTAAAACCGAAATGAACTACATACCACTTTACGGTAATGTAGCAGCGGGTGAGCCAATATTTGCATCGGATAATGTACAGGGATATGTAGCAGTCGAGAAGAGTGCAAAGGGCCACAACATTCATTTTGCATTGAAGGTAAAAGGCGACAGCATGATAGACGCGGGTATCTATGACGGGGACATTGTAATCGTCAGGAAACAGGATACAGCAGAAAACGGAGAGATAGTAATCGCATTACTCGACGATGAAGCAACTGTGAAGACATTGCGCAATAACAAGATTAAGGCATATCTTGAAGCTGCAAATCCAAAGTACAAGGCAATAATGAACAGGCCTTTTTCAATTATCGGTAAGGTGATTGAACTAAGAAGGCAATACCAGCAGGTTTAA